Proteins from one Deinococcus sp. AB2017081 genomic window:
- a CDS encoding MBL fold metallo-hydrolase translates to MHMKSYGAALTVTGSMHLLTLGGRQLLVDCGLFQGNDETDARNRESFDFDVKGLDGVILTHAHLDHVGRLPLLVRGGYRGPVHCTPPTAALVETVLLDSARLQEDGYRMELRHARRQGREAEVLPPLYEEADVHRTLALLRPDLAFGDTTTVAGVKVTPQRAGHILGSAYLLLESSDGRLLMSGDLGNRESGLQIDFTPPPEVDAVVIETTYANRTHRPWNDTLLEFRDALRSAVREGGKILIPTFAIERAQVILYTLKQLMDAGEVPRIPVFLDSPMATRATNEYFEFGDELIPPVRNALQDGEDPFRPSTLHVVPTSAESQRLNRYDGPAIIMAGNGMMTGGRIQHHLKHHLWKPSTTLISVSYQSPSSLGGRIVTGADHVRIMGEDIAVQAHVHTIGGFSAHADQDDLLAFLGTTGRPHVWLVHGEPEVMDAFVPVLEQRGLKGDLVPDRQDVDLLGPGFPQGRPPGVVLDGVADAARAVGGE, encoded by the coding sequence ATGCACATGAAGAGTTACGGCGCGGCGCTGACCGTCACCGGCAGCATGCACCTGCTCACCCTGGGAGGCCGTCAGCTGCTGGTCGACTGCGGTCTGTTCCAGGGCAACGACGAGACGGACGCCCGCAACCGCGAGAGCTTCGACTTCGATGTGAAGGGCCTGGACGGCGTGATCCTCACGCACGCGCACCTCGACCATGTGGGACGGCTGCCGCTGCTGGTGCGCGGCGGCTACCGGGGGCCGGTGCACTGTACGCCGCCCACCGCCGCCCTGGTCGAGACGGTGCTGCTCGACTCGGCCCGGCTGCAGGAGGACGGCTACCGCATGGAGCTGCGCCACGCCCGCCGCCAGGGCCGCGAGGCCGAGGTGCTGCCACCCCTGTACGAGGAGGCCGATGTCCACCGCACGCTGGCCCTGCTGCGCCCGGATCTGGCCTTCGGGGACACCACGACGGTCGCCGGGGTGAAGGTCACGCCCCAGCGGGCCGGGCACATCCTGGGCAGCGCGTACCTGCTGCTGGAGAGCAGTGACGGCCGCCTGCTGATGTCCGGCGACCTGGGCAACCGCGAGAGCGGCCTTCAGATTGACTTCACGCCCCCCCCGGAGGTCGACGCGGTGGTCATCGAGACCACGTATGCCAACCGCACCCACCGGCCGTGGAACGACACCCTGCTGGAATTCCGGGACGCCCTGCGGAGTGCGGTGCGCGAGGGCGGCAAGATCCTGATCCCCACCTTCGCCATCGAGCGTGCCCAGGTCATCCTGTACACCCTCAAACAGCTGATGGACGCCGGCGAGGTGCCGCGCATCCCGGTGTTCCTCGACTCCCCCATGGCGACCCGCGCCACCAACGAGTATTTCGAGTTCGGCGACGAGCTGATCCCGCCGGTACGGAACGCCCTGCAAGACGGCGAGGATCCCTTCCGGCCCTCGACGCTGCATGTGGTGCCCACCAGCGCCGAGTCGCAGCGTCTGAACCGCTACGACGGCCCCGCGATCATCATGGCCGGGAACGGCATGATGACCGGCGGGCGCATCCAGCACCACCTCAAGCACCATCTGTGGAAGCCCTCGACCACCCTGATCAGCGTGTCGTACCAGTCGCCCAGCTCGCTCGGCGGGCGGATCGTAACCGGCGCCGACCACGTGCGCATCATGGGCGAGGACATCGCGGTGCAGGCGCACGTCCACACCATCGGCGGCTTCTCGGCCCACGCGGATCAGGACGACCTGCTGGCCTTCCTGGGCACGACCGGCCGGCCACACGTGTGGCTCGTCCACGGCGAGCCGGAGGTCATGGACGCCTTCGTGCCGGTGCTGGAGCAGCGCGGTCTGAAGGGCGACCTCGTGCCGGACCGGCAGGACGTGGATCTGCTCGGCCCCGGTTTCCCGCAGGGCCGGCCCCCCGGTGTGGTGCTCGACGGAGTGGCCGACGCCGCGCGGGCCGTCGGCGGGGAATAA
- a CDS encoding DUF3105 domain-containing protein: MRAAFPILPVILLTLTACGSKGIEGLQTYTYAAGDHRSGSLVYAENPPAGGAHNPSWQNCGVYTQPLYNEYAVHSLEHGAVWITYRPDLDAAQVTALKTLVDGRPYTLLSPYDGLPSPVVASAWGAQLKVEKADDSRLKAFLDKYEQGPTAPERGAACSGGYGGTR, from the coding sequence ATGCGCGCCGCGTTCCCGATCCTGCCCGTGATCCTCCTGACCCTGACCGCGTGCGGCTCCAAGGGCATCGAGGGCCTCCAGACCTACACCTACGCCGCCGGCGATCACCGCAGCGGTTCCCTGGTCTACGCCGAGAACCCGCCGGCGGGCGGGGCGCACAACCCCAGCTGGCAGAACTGCGGCGTGTACACCCAGCCGCTGTACAACGAGTACGCCGTGCACAGCCTGGAGCACGGCGCGGTGTGGATCACCTACCGTCCGGATCTGGACGCCGCCCAGGTCACCGCCCTGAAGACCCTGGTGGATGGCCGCCCCTACACGCTGCTCAGCCCCTACGACGGTCTGCCCAGTCCGGTCGTGGCCAGCGCGTGGGGGGCCCAGTTGAAGGTCGAGAAGGCCGACGACAGCCGTCTGAAAGCCTTCCTTGACAAGTACGAGCAGGGGCCGACCGCTCCCGAGCGCGGCGCGGCCTGCAGCGGCGGCTACGGCGGCACGCGCTGA